A region of Thermoplasmataceae archaeon DNA encodes the following proteins:
- the twy1 gene encoding 4-demethylwyosine synthase TYW1 translates to MENRYASVYRKQHYGLVGKHSAVKVCHWTKKELSGEEGCYKGTFYGIKSHQCVQMTPALNSCTENCTFCWRFQGFDSMHISDEDDPEFILDESIKAHIRLISGFKGNSKVTKEKWEEAVNPKHIAISLTGEPTLYSRLGEFIAIAKKRGMTTFLVTNGTLPMVLEKLDPLPTQLYVTVAGPTREVFNDVLNPAIGNAWENFNRTLDLLPSLDTRIVIRHTLVKDVNMPYLDEYAAMDKRADPDFIECKGYVHVGQSLAKLTMDNMPSHDMILDFSKSLADKVGYKFTSDRRDSRVALISKDPLTAKINFDEIFNPTLDGEKTVVLA, encoded by the coding sequence GTGGAAAACAGGTATGCCAGCGTCTACAGAAAGCAACATTACGGCCTGGTAGGTAAACATTCAGCAGTCAAGGTATGTCACTGGACCAAGAAAGAGCTGTCGGGCGAAGAGGGATGCTACAAGGGAACATTCTACGGCATAAAATCTCACCAATGTGTCCAGATGACTCCAGCATTAAATTCCTGCACGGAGAACTGTACGTTTTGCTGGAGGTTCCAGGGATTTGACAGCATGCACATTTCGGACGAGGATGATCCTGAGTTTATACTGGACGAAAGTATCAAAGCCCACATAAGACTCATTTCAGGCTTCAAGGGAAATTCAAAGGTTACAAAGGAGAAATGGGAGGAAGCCGTGAATCCTAAGCACATTGCCATTTCACTTACTGGAGAACCAACGCTATATTCGAGGCTTGGTGAGTTTATTGCGATCGCCAAGAAGCGCGGCATGACAACATTCCTCGTGACCAACGGAACCTTGCCCATGGTTCTTGAAAAACTGGACCCGCTTCCAACCCAGCTATATGTCACAGTCGCTGGCCCAACCAGAGAAGTCTTTAACGATGTGCTCAACCCCGCTATTGGAAATGCATGGGAAAATTTTAACCGGACACTCGATCTCCTGCCTTCACTTGATACCAGGATAGTCATAAGGCACACGCTGGTCAAGGACGTCAACATGCCATACTTGGATGAATATGCCGCTATGGATAAAAGAGCAGATCCGGACTTCATTGAGTGCAAGGGATATGTGCATGTGGGGCAGTCGCTGGCAAAGCTCACAATGGACAATATGCCATCTCATGACATGATACTTGACTTCTCAAAGTCTCTGGCTGATAAAGTAGGATACAAGTTCACTTCTGATCGCAGGGACAGCAGGGTTGCCCTCATAAGCAAGGACCCGCTGACGGCAAAGATAAATTTTGATGAGATATTCAACCCTACATTGGATGGGGAGAAAACAGTTGTCTTGGCATGA
- a CDS encoding DUF2175 family protein produces the protein MAEFKCYSCSKPVVTGEKFTFTAKGAVHFDCFVADKRDEISEDKIPRLRILSSVLESELEHLLNLLNARTSGSEEYREEMRVKYKDIEKAAGETTSLITKL, from the coding sequence ATGGCGGAATTCAAATGTTACTCCTGCAGCAAACCTGTAGTTACTGGCGAAAAATTCACATTCACGGCAAAAGGTGCAGTGCATTTTGACTGTTTTGTGGCCGACAAGAGAGATGAGATATCGGAGGATAAGATACCGAGGCTCAGGATTCTGAGCAGCGTCCTTGAATCTGAACTTGAACACCTCTTAAACCTTCTCAACGCGAGAACTTCCGGATCAGAAGAGTATAGAGAGGAAATGAGGGTAAAGTACAAGGACATAGAAAAAGCGGCTGGGGAAACAACCTCACTTATCACCAAGCTCTGA
- a CDS encoding acyl-CoA dehydrogenase family protein, translating into MDFSFNEDQENLRWSVREFASREIAPRIKGMIKERRIPDEVFKGLARMNLLGMTASEEYGGLGADAMTTGIAAEEIARADPTMSIPVMFLVDNAWANLINKYGTDELKSELLPKVAQGKEIVGIASTEPNYGSDIGSMKTVARKDGNEYVLEGEKSFISLVRDIKERGGGYVTVAKTDPGKGTGGVSLFFLPYSENLEISYLEEMGREGSSWGTFRFSGIRLPPKYLLGKENGGFKIVHEGFEFARGLIAVISAGAALKSIDNGVEYMKTREAFGSEIARFQGLQFQVADDVAKMDAALTMGYRALWTYDQEQKFGKFSRFQVSRQIAVAKLISTTWAFDAISDALQWQGAYGYSKDCPEEWALRGVRSFQLAEGSREIMKMIIARETIGKEYLR; encoded by the coding sequence ATGGATTTTAGTTTCAATGAAGATCAGGAAAACCTAAGATGGTCCGTGAGGGAGTTTGCATCAAGAGAGATCGCACCAAGGATCAAGGGGATGATCAAGGAAAGGAGAATACCAGATGAAGTGTTCAAAGGCCTTGCCAGGATGAATTTACTTGGCATGACTGCATCAGAGGAGTATGGTGGGCTTGGAGCTGACGCCATGACCACCGGAATAGCGGCAGAGGAAATAGCGAGAGCTGATCCCACAATGTCAATACCTGTAATGTTTCTCGTTGATAATGCTTGGGCAAACCTCATAAATAAATATGGAACCGATGAACTCAAATCTGAGCTGCTGCCAAAAGTTGCCCAGGGCAAGGAAATAGTCGGGATTGCTTCCACCGAGCCGAATTATGGATCCGATATAGGATCGATGAAGACAGTTGCCAGGAAGGACGGAAACGAATACGTTCTTGAAGGAGAAAAATCTTTCATATCCCTGGTCAGGGACATCAAGGAGAGGGGTGGAGGATACGTCACGGTCGCCAAAACAGATCCAGGGAAGGGGACCGGAGGAGTCTCACTGTTTTTCCTTCCTTATAGTGAAAATCTAGAAATTTCTTATCTGGAGGAAATGGGCAGGGAAGGATCCTCGTGGGGTACCTTCAGGTTTTCTGGCATCAGACTCCCGCCAAAATACCTCCTTGGGAAGGAGAATGGTGGATTCAAGATTGTTCACGAGGGTTTTGAGTTTGCGAGGGGGCTCATAGCGGTGATAAGCGCTGGAGCAGCCTTGAAATCGATTGACAATGGCGTGGAATACATGAAGACCAGAGAGGCGTTCGGCAGCGAGATTGCGAGGTTCCAGGGACTTCAGTTCCAGGTCGCAGATGATGTTGCAAAGATGGATGCTGCCCTTACAATGGGATACAGGGCCCTATGGACATATGACCAGGAACAGAAATTCGGGAAATTCAGCAGGTTCCAGGTTAGCCGTCAGATCGCTGTGGCAAAACTTATCTCAACCACATGGGCATTTGATGCCATAAGTGATGCCCTTCAGTGGCAGGGGGCGTATGGATACTCTAAGGACTGCCCTGAGGAGTGGGCACTCAGGGGAGTAAGGTCATTCCAGCTGGCTGAAGGATCCAGAGAAATCATGAAGATGATAATTGCCAGGGAAACAATAGGAAAGGAATATCTGAGGTAA
- a CDS encoding oligosaccharide flippase family protein yields MFSQRSAVLVFQNFIGAIFGYVGLFFITRFIGVQDYGFLAFAMGFAGTTSLIMDLGFTTANTKLQSEGENVAENTGTFLAIKLSLGILFVVLTLSVLFVWTDILHRGFESPVEYWAIIALVPYYFFNSLVGFTNSFYQAKLSASRIALPSMIEAVLRNSIFIFLGLAFYFNLPGHESINGAIELSLTYSFTYSIYFLLSFYLGRPWRIGRPSFSALRRYGILALPLAFSAVIGTVNGNIDKVIIQFFWQATATGAFYADQKIVALISTLSGTVTVFFLPMLSRIHSRGSRENFSSSVKEYERFISIFTLPFVVLFIVYSVDIVNLFSASYIRYSAILAILAVNTYFSVTLAPYSSALVARGKTPTLGILSLASVSANIVLNFILVPPILFGTRIFSLGVNGAAVSSLIVTLANYVILQTLLYRSHGAGFNVHLVKHLIPAAIEVAFLVTVEMITSVKDILILLPASIAGIALFTGVAVMMREISLKDLILFAKGLNPMKIGGRLKDERSREN; encoded by the coding sequence TTGTTCAGTCAGAGATCGGCAGTCTTGGTGTTCCAGAATTTCATAGGGGCTATATTCGGGTACGTGGGACTGTTTTTCATAACCCGGTTTATTGGTGTTCAGGACTATGGATTCCTTGCCTTTGCCATGGGCTTTGCTGGCACCACCTCGCTCATAATGGATCTTGGTTTTACCACGGCCAATACGAAACTGCAATCAGAGGGAGAAAATGTAGCTGAAAACACCGGAACATTTCTTGCGATAAAATTATCCCTTGGCATTCTGTTTGTAGTTCTCACGCTCTCCGTTCTGTTTGTCTGGACAGATATTCTGCACAGGGGTTTTGAGAGTCCAGTTGAATACTGGGCCATAATTGCTCTAGTACCCTACTATTTTTTCAACAGTTTGGTGGGGTTCACGAACTCATTCTACCAGGCGAAACTCTCCGCGAGCAGGATAGCCTTACCTTCAATGATTGAAGCGGTTCTGAGGAACTCCATCTTCATTTTTCTTGGGCTCGCATTTTACTTCAATCTTCCCGGGCATGAGTCCATAAACGGTGCCATCGAACTCTCTCTCACGTATAGCTTCACTTATTCCATCTACTTCCTGCTCTCTTTCTATCTGGGACGTCCGTGGAGAATAGGCAGACCGAGTTTCTCAGCGCTCAGGAGATACGGTATATTAGCGCTTCCGTTGGCTTTTTCTGCCGTGATCGGCACAGTGAATGGAAACATCGACAAAGTTATCATACAGTTCTTCTGGCAGGCGACTGCCACTGGAGCTTTCTACGCTGACCAGAAGATCGTGGCGCTGATAAGCACTCTATCGGGAACAGTGACAGTATTCTTTCTCCCGATGCTTTCCAGAATACATTCACGTGGGTCGAGAGAGAATTTTTCCTCATCTGTGAAGGAATATGAACGGTTCATCTCCATATTTACTCTCCCATTTGTTGTCCTGTTCATCGTTTACTCGGTAGATATAGTGAATCTATTCAGCGCTTCCTATATCCGGTATTCAGCCATCCTTGCCATCCTTGCCGTGAATACCTACTTCTCCGTAACGCTTGCCCCATACTCCTCAGCGCTTGTGGCCAGGGGCAAGACCCCCACCCTCGGCATTCTTTCTCTGGCATCGGTTTCGGCTAACATTGTCCTGAACTTTATCTTGGTTCCGCCAATTCTGTTTGGAACGAGAATATTCTCCCTAGGTGTAAACGGTGCGGCAGTGAGTTCACTGATCGTAACCTTGGCGAATTATGTGATCCTTCAGACCTTGCTGTACAGATCTCATGGCGCTGGGTTCAATGTTCATCTCGTAAAACACCTTATTCCAGCAGCGATAGAGGTTGCTTTTCTGGTCACAGTGGAAATGATCACAAGCGTAAAGGACATACTAATACTGCTCCCCGCCTCCATCGCGGGAATTGCGCTTTTTACCGGGGTAGCCGTCATGATGAGAGAGATCTCCCTAAAGGACCTGATCCTCTTTGCCAAAGGCCTTAACCCCATGAAAATTGGCGGAAGATTGAAGGATGAGAGATCAAGAGAAAATTAG